The Rhinoderma darwinii isolate aRhiDar2 chromosome 8, aRhiDar2.hap1, whole genome shotgun sequence genome has a window encoding:
- the ITGAV gene encoding integrin alpha-V, which translates to MERESPPGRTATNNRRRSPCTMGAATLLLLLLLPASSCFNLDSDTPLVHSGPEGSYFGFAVDFFLPDASSSFLLIGAPKANTSQPHISQGGAVQKCDWRNAKCQSIVFDSTGNRFFNINDPIEFKSNQWFGASLRAKDNKILACAPLYHWRTQQRKQEREPVGTCYLKDGDTIVEYAPCRSNAKHDAQEQGFCQGGFSVDFTNANRVLLGGPGSFYWQGQIISDTVEDIVNNYDPKVYSTTYANQLATRAASPLYDDSYLGYSVAVGDFNGDAIEDFVSGVPRAARTLGMVSIYDGHSMTSLYNFTGEQMAAYFGYSVAATDINGDGLMDLFIGAPLFMDRGSDGKLQEVGQVSFYTQSKSGLQVSTKLIGSDLFSRFGSSIAPLGDLDQDGFNDIAIGAPYAGESKRGLVYIYNGRSSGLSTTPSQVLEGQWASKTMPASFGYSLKGATDVDDNGYPDLVVGAFGADKAILYRSRPVITVNAVLEVNPSLLNPDSKTCSLPNGLQVSCFDVKFCLKASSKGNLPQNLAFKVELLLDKLKQKGAVRRALFLHTMQPTHSKDMTVVNGGPMRCEELKAYLRDESEFRDKLTPITVFMDYQMDYKAAADSSGLMPILNQFTPANLTKQAHILLDCGGDNICKPNLILSVESEQKKLYIGDDSPLTLLVDAHNKGEGAYEAELFVRIPPQADFIGVVRNNETLSRLSCAFKTENLTRLVVCDLGNPMKAGTRVVAALLFSVHELNEMDDTVNFDLQIQSSNQYDNTSPKKSLQIALAVLAAVEIRGVSTPTEVFLPIANWEPKEDPTTEEDVGPLVQHIFELRNNGPSTFSKAILNIQWPYSYQSKTLLYIIQYEIDGPMNCTSDVVINPLNLTPSSSLADDFKNVTRNERNRRDLPQVEGDLQTLKCGTAQCLKIECHVERVEKGRSAILYIRSRLWTPTFMNSENQNNSYSLKSSATFQVLEFPYKNMNLPDINNSTEVTTNILWVNQSSGAAVPVWVIVLAVLSGLLLLALMVFIMYKLGFFKRVRPPQEETEREQLQPQENGEVATEA; encoded by the coding sequence ATGGAGAGAGAATCTCCCCCGGGACGCACCGCGACAAATAATCGCAGACGCAGTCCGTGCACCATGGGCGCTGCCACCCTCCTCCTCTTGCTGCTGCTGCCCGCGTCCTCCTGCTTCAATCTGGACTCCGACACCCCCCTGGTCCACTCCGGCCCCGAGGGCAGCTACTTCGGCTTTGCCGTGGACTTCTTCCTCCCCGATGCCAGCTCTTCATTCCTTCTTATCGGAGCCCCCAAAGCCAACACCTCCCAGCCCCACATCAGCCAAGGTGGAGCCGTGCAGAAGTGCGACTGGAGGAATGCCAAGTGCCAGTCCATTGTCTTCGACTCCACCGGTAACCGATTCTTTAATATCAATGACCCCATCGAGTTTAAGTCTAACCAGTGGTTCGGGGCTTCCCTGAGGGCTAAAGATAACAAGATCCTGGCCTGTGCCCCCTTATACCACTGGAGGACTCAGCAGAGGAAGCAGGAGAGGGAACCAGTTGGAACTTGTTACCTAAAAGATGGAGACACTATTGTAGAATACGCCCCCTGCAGGTCCAACGCTAAACACGATGCCCAGGAACAAGGCTTTTGTCAGGGTGGCTTCAGCGTGGACTTTACCAATGCCAACCGGGTATTGCTAGGAGGACCGGGAAGCTTTTACTGGCAAGGGCAAATCATCTCCGACACTGTGGAGGATATCGTAAACAACTACGATCCCAAAGTCTACAGCACTACGTATGCCAACCAACTGGCCACGCGTGCCGCCAGCCCCCTGTATGATGACAGCTACTTGGGTTACTCGGTGGCGGTTGGGGACTTTAATGGAGATGCCATTGAAGACTTTGTTTCAGGGGTTCCTAGAGCTGCCCGAACGCTAGGCATGGTGTCTATTTATGATGGGCACAGTATGACCTCGCTGTATAATTTCACAGGTGAACAGATGGCTGCCTACTTCGGTTATTCTGTTGCCGCCACTGATATAAATGGAGACGGACTGATGGACTTGTTTATCGGAGCCCCTCTTTTTATGGATCGGGGTTCAGATGGGAAGCTTCAAGAAGTTGGACAGGTGTCTTTTTATACTCAAAGCAAATCTGGACTACAGGTATCAACCAAATTGATTGGTTCTGATCTATTCTCAAGATTTGGCAGTTCTATTGCCCCTCTGGGCGATTTGGATCAGGACGGTTTTAATGACATTGCTATTGGTGCACCCTACGCAGGGGAAAGTAAAAGGGGTCTAGTCTACATCTACAATGGAAGGAGCTCCGGATTAAGCACAACGCCATCTCAGGTTCTCGAAGGTCAATGGGCATCTAAAACCATGCCAGCAAGCTTTGGCTACTCGCTGAAAGGAGCGACTGATGTTGACGATAATGGTTACCCAGACCTGGTGGTTGGGGCCTTTGGGGCGGATAAGGCCATACTCTACAGGTCTAGGCCTGTTATTACCGTCAATGCAGTACTGGAAGTCAACCCATCACTCCTAAATCCCGATAGTAAGACTTGTAGCCTTCCCAATGGACTTCAGGTGTCCTGCTTCGATGTAAAATTCTGCCTGAAAGCCAGCAGCAAAGGCAATCTACCCCAAAACCTGGCCTTTAAAGTAGAACTCCTACTAGATAAGCTTAAGCAGAAGGGCGCGGTCAGGCGGGCGCTGTTTCTCCACACGATGCAGCCCACTCATTCCAAGGACATGACAGTGGTCAATGGTGGACCCATGCGTTGTGAAGAATTAAAGGCGTATTTGCGGGATGAGAGTGAGTTTCGAGACAAGCTGACACCTATCACGGTCTTCATGGATTACCAAATGGATTACAAAGCGGCTGCCGATTCATCTGGACTAATGCCAATTTTGAATCAGTTCACCCCTGCCAACCTAACCAAACAGGCCCACATATTGCTGGACTGTGGTGGAGACAATATCTGCAAGCCGAACTTGATTTTGTCTGTAGAAAGTGAGCAAAAGAAACTTTATATTGGAGATGACAGCCCTTTGACGCTGCTTGTTGATGCCCACAATAAAGGTGAAGGTGCATACGAGGCTGAACTTTTTGTCCGTATCCCGCCCCAAGCTGACTTTATTGGAGTCGTCCGAAACAATGAAACCTTATCAAGGTTATCCTGTGCGTTCAAGACGGAGAATCTGACAAGGCTAGTTGTATGTGATCTCGGAAACCCCATGAAGGCCGGAACAAGGGTCGTAGCGGCCCTACTCTTCAGTGTTCATGAGCTGAACGAGATGGATGATACAGTCAACTTTGACCTGCAGATACAAAGCTCCAACCAATACGACAACACCAGCCCCAAAAAATCACTCCAAATTGCTTTGGCTGTGTTGGCAGCAGTGGAAATAAGAGGAGTCTCTACTCCAACTGAAGTTTTTCTGCCAATTGCCAACTGGGAACCCAAGGAAGATCCAACGACAGAAGAGGATGTTGGTCCACTTGTTCAACATATCTTTGAACTTCGAAACAACGGACCCAGCACGTTCAGCAAAGCAATCCTTAATATTCAGTGGCCTTACAGTTACCAAAGCAAAACATTACTATACATCATTCAGTATGAAATTGATGGTCCAATGAACTGTACTTCCGATGTTGTAATCAACCCCCTCAACCTCACGCCATCCAGTTCGTTGGCTGATGACTTTAAAAATGTCACCCGTAATGAACGCAATCGTCGTGATCTTCCACAGGTGGAAGGAGATTTACAGACCCTTAAGTGTGGAACGGCCCAGTGTCTGAAGATTGAGTGCCACGTGGAACGCGTGGAAAAAGGAAGAAGTGCAATTTTGTATATTCGATCAAGACTATGGACACCAACTTTTATGAATAGCGAGAACCAAAATAATTCCTATTCTCTAAAGTCGTCTGCCACATTCCAGGTCTTGGAATTCCCATATAAAAACATGAACCTTCCCGATATAAACAATTCGACCGAGGTCACTACTAATATTCTATGGGTAAACCAGTCATCCGGGGCCGCGGTTCCCGTCTGGGTCATAGTACTTGCAGTATTATCAGGTTTGCTGCTTTTGGCTCTAATGGTTTTTATAATGTATAAGCTTGGGTTCTTCAAACGTGTACGTCCTCCTCAGGAGGAAACCGAGAGAGAGCAGCTTCAGCCTCAAGAAAACGGTGAGGTAGCCACTGAAGCGTGA